One Jeotgalicoccus saudimassiliensis DNA window includes the following coding sequences:
- the ftsY gene encoding signal recognition particle-docking protein FtsY produces the protein MGIFDRFRRKKKKQEEQPASLEVQTDKLDDGLISLDEFEEWEQEQLSYKFEVGLKKSRDKFQQDINALMSRYRTVDEDFFEALEEVLISADVGFNTVMELTEELRREAQLRNITETSDLRETIVEKMVEIYERNGDASDEMTINEEGLTVVLMVGVNGVGKTTSIGKLAHKYTQEGKKVMLAAGDTFRAGAINQLQVWGDRVGVDVIKQAEGSDPAAVMFDAVNAAKKRGADILLCDTAGRLQNKGNLMNELSKIKKVIQKVVPEAPHEVLLVLDATTGQNALSQAKAFKEVTDVTGIILSKLDGTAKGGIVLAIKNELGIPVKFVGLGEQLDDLQPFDAENYVYGLFADMIQESETLEEKLEEDKDDE, from the coding sequence ATGGGTATTTTTGACCGCTTTAGACGGAAGAAGAAAAAACAGGAAGAACAGCCGGCGTCACTCGAAGTACAGACAGACAAACTCGATGACGGCTTGATATCCCTCGATGAGTTCGAGGAATGGGAGCAGGAACAGCTCAGCTATAAATTTGAAGTCGGACTTAAAAAGAGCCGTGACAAATTCCAGCAGGACATCAATGCTTTAATGTCACGCTACCGTACGGTGGATGAGGATTTCTTCGAGGCACTGGAAGAAGTGCTGATTTCAGCCGATGTCGGTTTTAACACTGTGATGGAATTAACAGAAGAGCTGCGCCGCGAAGCACAGCTGAGAAATATTACGGAAACATCGGATCTCCGGGAGACGATCGTTGAGAAGATGGTTGAGATTTACGAACGGAATGGTGATGCTTCCGATGAAATGACGATTAACGAAGAGGGTCTGACTGTCGTGTTAATGGTCGGCGTTAACGGTGTCGGGAAGACGACATCGATCGGCAAGCTCGCACACAAGTATACGCAGGAAGGCAAAAAGGTAATGCTCGCTGCGGGGGATACGTTCCGTGCGGGTGCGATTAACCAGCTGCAGGTATGGGGCGACCGTGTAGGTGTTGACGTTATCAAACAGGCGGAAGGTTCAGATCCTGCTGCTGTAATGTTCGATGCAGTCAACGCTGCGAAAAAGCGCGGGGCGGACATTCTGCTTTGCGATACAGCAGGACGATTGCAGAACAAAGGCAACTTAATGAACGAACTGTCAAAAATTAAAAAAGTTATTCAGAAAGTTGTGCCTGAAGCACCGCACGAAGTACTGCTTGTCTTAGACGCGACGACAGGACAAAATGCACTCAGTCAGGCGAAGGCATTTAAGGAAGTCACTGACGTAACAGGTATTATTCTGTCGAAACTGGACGGTACTGCAAAAGGCGGAATCGTACTGGCAATTAAAAACGAACTTGGTATTCCGGTTAAATTTGTCGGACTTGGTGAGCAGCTCGATGATCTGCAGCCGTTCGATGCGGAAAACTATGTGTACGGACTGTTTGCTGATATGATTCAGGAGAGCGAGACGCTCGAAGAAAAATTAGAGGAAGATAAAGATGACGAATGA
- the ffh gene encoding signal recognition particle protein — translation MAFEGLGERLQSTMDRIKGKGKVTESDVKVMMREVRLALLEADVNFKVVKQFVNDVKERALGSDVMQSLTPGQQVIKIVQEELTSLMGGENQKINLAQKPPTVIMMVGLQGAGKTTTAGKLALHLRKKHNKRPLLVAGDIYRPAAIDQLQTVGKQIDIPVFSMGDQVKPEEIVENAMKHAKEEHLDTVIIDTAGRLHVDEALMNELKNVKELSNPDEIMLVVDSMTGQDAVNVAESFNELLDITGVTLTKLDGDTRGGAALSIRSVTEKPIKFIGVSEKMDGLEAFHPERMASRILGMGDVLSIIEKAQANVNEDEQKALEKKLKDSSFTLDDFLSQMDQVKTLGPLDDLLKMMPGANKIKGLDKMQFTGKEIDHVQAIIRSMTLEEREHPEKLNASRKKRIAKGSGRSLQEINRLLKQFNDMKKMMKQMTSGKRKGKNPFGGMGLPF, via the coding sequence ATGGCTTTTGAAGGTCTAGGAGAACGTCTGCAGTCCACTATGGACCGCATTAAAGGTAAAGGTAAAGTAACTGAATCCGACGTAAAAGTAATGATGCGCGAAGTGCGTCTTGCACTGCTCGAAGCCGACGTTAACTTTAAAGTTGTGAAACAGTTCGTCAACGACGTTAAAGAACGCGCACTCGGTTCGGATGTTATGCAGAGCTTAACACCCGGCCAGCAGGTCATTAAGATCGTTCAGGAAGAATTAACATCGCTGATGGGCGGGGAAAACCAGAAGATTAATCTGGCGCAGAAACCGCCGACAGTCATAATGATGGTCGGCCTGCAGGGTGCAGGTAAAACGACGACAGCAGGTAAGCTTGCCCTTCACCTGCGTAAAAAACACAATAAGCGTCCCCTGCTCGTAGCGGGAGACATCTACCGTCCGGCAGCGATTGACCAGCTGCAGACGGTCGGTAAACAAATCGATATTCCGGTATTCTCGATGGGTGATCAGGTTAAACCTGAAGAAATTGTTGAGAATGCGATGAAACACGCAAAAGAGGAACACCTCGACACAGTAATCATCGATACGGCAGGCCGACTGCACGTCGATGAAGCTCTGATGAACGAACTTAAAAACGTTAAGGAACTGTCAAACCCCGATGAAATCATGCTCGTTGTCGACTCGATGACGGGTCAGGATGCAGTTAACGTTGCTGAAAGCTTTAACGAGCTGCTGGATATTACGGGCGTGACACTGACTAAACTGGACGGTGATACGCGAGGCGGGGCTGCGCTGTCAATTCGTTCCGTGACTGAAAAACCGATTAAGTTTATCGGGGTTTCCGAGAAGATGGACGGACTGGAAGCATTCCACCCGGAACGCATGGCTTCGCGTATTCTCGGTATGGGTGACGTTTTATCCATTATCGAAAAAGCACAGGCGAACGTTAACGAAGATGAACAGAAGGCGCTTGAGAAAAAACTGAAAGACTCAAGTTTTACACTCGACGACTTCCTGTCTCAGATGGATCAGGTGAAAACACTCGGGCCGCTCGACGATCTGCTTAAGATGATGCCGGGTGCAAACAAAATTAAAGGGCTCGATAAAATGCAGTTCACCGGCAAGGAAATCGACCACGTCCAGGCGATTATCCGTTCGATGACACTGGAAGAACGCGAACATCCTGAAAAGCTGAACGCGAGCCGCAAGAAACGTATTGCGAAAGGCTCCGGCCGTTCACTGCAGGAAATCAACCGCTTATTAAAACAGTTTAACGACATGAAGAAAATGATGAAACAGATGACAAGCGGCAAACGTAAAGGTAAAAATCCGTTTGGCGGCATGGGTCTGCCGTTTTAA
- a CDS encoding KH domain-containing protein: MDKLLQTILEPMLDYPEELVITCDETPHKVSYKISVHESDVGRIIGRGGRFIKALRIVVSNADRDASKKVFVDLH; encoded by the coding sequence ATGGACAAATTACTTCAAACAATTCTTGAACCGATGCTGGATTATCCGGAAGAACTCGTCATTACATGTGATGAGACGCCGCATAAAGTTTCGTATAAAATAAGCGTACATGAATCAGATGTCGGGCGAATAATCGGCCGCGGCGGCCGTTTTATTAAAGCGCTCCGCATCGTAGTTTCAAACGCTGACAGAGACGCGTCAAAGAAAGTGTTTGTTGATTTGCATTAA
- the smc gene encoding chromosome segregation protein SMC produces MVFLRQIDAHGFKSFADKVNIKFDSGVTAVVGPNGSGKSNITDAIRWVLGEQSARVMRGAKMEDIIFDGTENRTPMNYASVSLILNNDDRVLGESAEVVISRNLYRSGDSEYFINNEKSKLKDITELFLDSGLGKNAYNIISQGQVDEILKAKPVERRKIIEEAAGVMKYKNRKHESEKRLDETKQNLARVHDIIEEISSRVNRLERESAIAEEYLALKEEMTQSDIEVNVFDTMQLLTELDEITARIKKEETNLETARETLKEVLTALDALEKERDALQQEERTQNQQLLETTRELEKIEGRIALYAERETNKETLKQDLKKRLTGYEEELETLTASLQQEEQKKNGMTEKQSMLIKTVKEKKRELNVVQSTDDSNIEKLKDEYYELMVKKTTLENDKRRSRDEQSKLADNIQYKKERLASLAEEIKELERTFADKKSALDAAAEKLTAARDDYKDVRIRLNDLNAQYDKSKNDYNRAANFIQNQQSKLDMLKNMEENYQGYYPGVRAVLKNKDSIPGVIGAVGELISAPSEYMTALDTALGQASQNIVMDVEHNARTAITFLKQKNLGFATFLPLDTIRERHLSVDVEKSLASSNIDYEILSEVANIKREYRKVLLHLVNTTVVVKNMSDASALARATGQRVRIITLDGETIMPGGAMSGGSRNRKGSIMESKKEIAEISEKIKEYTSQTSALKKAVDDASAQIADATVELKQLEEAGTTLGETHDALQHEVTQLEFTLTNKKDASAELKQEVDGLTPAEEAHDFDAKIENYTHQMGDINTRIDMMSRSQSEKDEQIAQLQSELQQLNNDKITLDGEIRFTGAAIERITVNIDNVKHNIDNTKAEAEMINEDLGAMDISELEENKSNLTASLEKTDSRLKEITDKLTAIKEDHKKQTDKEDELRKAADLSQQQLRTDSAAGEGLDTQIENKMTYLSDNYKMTYELARGQFETFENIEAKRQKISLNKKSIEELGPVNIGAIEEFRTVNERYTFLKEQEDDLIEARQTLLDVISEMDEAVSERFKDTFHQVNHYFQDVFTDMFGGGRAELRLLEEGNYLDSGIEIFAEPPGKKLSSLSLLSGGERALTAISLLFSVLRVKVSPFIILDEVEAALDEANVTRYAKYLKKLSADTQFIVITHRKGTMEEADRLFGVTMQEKGVTKLISVDLKNYEEPVREDGN; encoded by the coding sequence ATGGTATTTTTAAGGCAGATCGATGCACATGGTTTTAAATCATTTGCAGACAAAGTCAATATAAAGTTCGACAGCGGTGTGACTGCTGTCGTTGGTCCCAACGGGAGCGGCAAAAGTAATATTACCGACGCTATCAGATGGGTACTGGGTGAGCAGTCGGCACGCGTGATGCGCGGTGCGAAAATGGAAGACATCATCTTCGACGGTACGGAAAACCGTACACCGATGAACTACGCTTCGGTCAGTCTGATTTTAAACAACGACGACCGTGTGCTCGGTGAATCAGCAGAAGTCGTTATTTCAAGAAATCTGTACCGGAGCGGTGACAGCGAGTACTTTATCAACAATGAAAAGTCGAAGCTGAAAGATATTACGGAACTGTTTTTAGATTCCGGGCTCGGCAAAAATGCATATAATATTATCAGCCAGGGCCAGGTCGATGAAATACTGAAAGCAAAACCGGTTGAACGCCGTAAAATTATCGAAGAAGCAGCAGGCGTTATGAAATATAAAAACCGCAAGCACGAGTCTGAAAAACGTCTCGATGAAACAAAGCAGAACCTTGCGCGTGTTCACGACATCATCGAGGAAATCAGTTCCCGCGTCAACCGTCTGGAGCGCGAAAGTGCGATAGCAGAAGAGTACCTGGCACTGAAAGAGGAAATGACACAGAGCGATATCGAAGTGAATGTCTTCGATACGATGCAGCTGTTAACAGAACTCGATGAAATTACCGCGCGGATTAAAAAAGAAGAGACAAATCTTGAAACTGCACGGGAAACGTTAAAAGAAGTACTGACTGCACTGGATGCACTGGAAAAAGAACGCGATGCCCTGCAGCAGGAAGAACGGACGCAGAATCAGCAGCTCCTTGAAACGACGCGTGAACTTGAGAAAATCGAAGGACGTATAGCATTGTATGCAGAGCGTGAAACGAACAAGGAAACGCTGAAACAGGATCTTAAGAAGCGTCTCACAGGTTACGAAGAAGAACTGGAAACTTTAACAGCTTCACTGCAGCAGGAAGAACAAAAAAAGAACGGTATGACAGAAAAGCAGAGTATGCTGATTAAAACAGTAAAAGAGAAAAAACGTGAGCTGAATGTCGTGCAGTCGACAGATGACAGCAATATCGAAAAGCTGAAAGACGAATATTACGAGCTGATGGTTAAAAAGACCACACTCGAGAACGATAAACGAAGAAGCCGCGACGAACAGTCGAAGCTCGCTGACAATATTCAGTATAAAAAAGAGAGACTCGCATCGCTCGCTGAAGAGATTAAAGAGCTGGAACGTACATTCGCTGACAAAAAGTCAGCGCTCGATGCTGCAGCTGAAAAATTAACGGCAGCACGTGATGATTATAAGGACGTACGCATCAGACTGAACGACTTGAATGCGCAGTATGACAAATCAAAAAATGATTACAACCGGGCAGCGAACTTTATCCAGAACCAGCAGTCAAAACTCGATATGCTGAAAAATATGGAAGAGAACTATCAGGGCTATTATCCGGGTGTCCGTGCAGTGCTTAAAAATAAGGACAGCATTCCCGGCGTCATCGGTGCTGTCGGAGAACTGATATCGGCACCGTCTGAATATATGACAGCACTCGATACGGCGCTTGGCCAGGCGAGCCAGAACATCGTTATGGATGTCGAACACAACGCACGTACAGCTATTACGTTTTTAAAACAGAAAAATCTCGGTTTCGCGACGTTCCTGCCGCTTGATACGATTCGCGAACGTCACTTATCAGTCGATGTTGAAAAATCTCTCGCATCATCGAATATCGATTATGAAATATTATCCGAAGTTGCAAATATTAAGCGCGAATACCGGAAAGTGCTGCTGCACCTCGTAAATACGACTGTTGTCGTAAAAAATATGAGTGATGCCTCGGCACTGGCACGTGCAACCGGCCAGCGTGTCCGCATCATAACGCTCGACGGTGAAACGATTATGCCGGGCGGGGCGATGAGCGGCGGTTCGCGTAACCGCAAAGGTTCGATAATGGAATCGAAAAAAGAAATTGCGGAAATCAGCGAAAAAATTAAAGAATATACATCGCAGACATCTGCGCTTAAAAAAGCAGTCGACGATGCGTCCGCACAAATTGCAGATGCAACAGTTGAACTGAAGCAGCTTGAAGAGGCCGGGACAACGCTCGGTGAAACCCACGATGCGCTGCAGCATGAAGTGACTCAGCTTGAATTTACGCTGACGAACAAAAAAGATGCATCAGCCGAACTGAAACAGGAAGTGGACGGACTCACTCCGGCTGAAGAGGCCCATGACTTCGATGCTAAAATTGAGAACTATACTCATCAGATGGGCGACATAAATACGCGCATCGATATGATGAGCCGCTCTCAAAGTGAAAAAGATGAGCAGATTGCACAGCTTCAAAGTGAACTCCAGCAGCTGAATAATGATAAAATAACATTAGACGGTGAAATCCGCTTTACCGGTGCGGCAATTGAACGCATCACTGTGAATATCGATAATGTGAAGCACAATATCGATAACACGAAGGCTGAAGCGGAAATGATTAATGAGGATCTCGGGGCAATGGATATTTCCGAACTCGAGGAGAACAAATCAAATCTCACAGCATCTCTCGAAAAGACTGACAGCCGTCTGAAAGAAATTACGGACAAGCTGACAGCGATTAAAGAAGATCACAAGAAGCAGACAGACAAAGAAGATGAACTCCGTAAAGCAGCGGATCTGAGCCAGCAGCAGCTGCGCACAGATTCCGCGGCCGGGGAAGGTCTTGATACGCAGATCGAAAACAAAATGACGTACTTAAGCGACAACTACAAAATGACTTACGAACTTGCGAGAGGGCAGTTTGAAACATTTGAAAATATAGAAGCGAAACGTCAGAAGATTTCATTGAATAAGAAGAGCATCGAAGAACTCGGACCGGTAAACATCGGTGCAATCGAAGAGTTCCGTACAGTCAACGAACGCTACACATTCTTAAAAGAACAGGAAGATGATTTAATCGAAGCACGCCAGACGCTGCTCGATGTAATCAGCGAGATGGATGAGGCGGTATCGGAACGCTTTAAAGATACGTTCCATCAGGTAAACCATTATTTCCAGGACGTGTTCACGGACATGTTCGGGGGAGGACGTGCAGAACTGCGTCTCCTTGAAGAAGGCAACTACCTGGATTCCGGCATCGAAATATTTGCCGAGCCGCCGGGCAAAAAACTGTCATCACTGTCGCTGTTATCCGGCGGCGAGCGTGCACTGACTGCTATCAGTCTGCTGTTCAGTGTACTCCGTGTGAAAGTCAGCCCGTTCATCATTCTCGACGAAGTGGAAGCAGCGCTCGACGAAGCCAACGTGACAAGATATGCGAAGTACCTGAAAAAACTGTCAGCTGATACGCAGTTTATCGTAATTACACACCGTAAAGGAACGATGGAAGAAGCGGACCGCCTGTTCGGCGTCACGATGCAGGAAAAAGGTGTAACGAAACTGATCAGCGTCGATTTAAAAAATTATGAAGAACCGGTAAGAGAGGACGGAAATTAA
- the rimM gene encoding ribosome maturation factor RimM (Essential for efficient processing of 16S rRNA), which produces MRIKIGKLVNFHGVRGEVKILSNSDFLEDRFAAGNTVEIAGRTLTIDSYRTHKNFHMLKFEGVSNMNDILHLKGEDVFIEESDEDLDLDDNEYHVKDIVGLTVINLDDNTELGKISEVMFTGANDVWVIQGEREYLIPYIEQVVKTVDIERGIVEITPLEGLLD; this is translated from the coding sequence TTGCGAATTAAAATTGGTAAACTGGTAAATTTCCACGGTGTACGCGGTGAAGTTAAAATATTAAGCAACTCGGATTTTCTGGAAGACCGCTTTGCAGCGGGCAATACAGTCGAAATCGCCGGCCGTACGCTGACGATTGATTCGTACCGTACGCACAAAAACTTCCACATGCTGAAGTTTGAAGGCGTGTCGAACATGAACGATATTCTTCATTTAAAAGGCGAGGATGTTTTTATCGAAGAAAGCGATGAAGATCTTGATCTCGATGACAATGAATATCACGTTAAAGATATTGTCGGGCTGACTGTAATCAATCTCGACGACAATACAGAACTCGGAAAAATTTCCGAAGTCATGTTCACCGGTGCAAACGACGTCTGGGTTATCCAGGGGGAGCGCGAATATTTAATTCCGTATATCGAACAGGTTGTTAAAACTGTCGACATCGAACGCGGCATTGTAGAAATTACACCACTCGAAGGATTGTTGGATTAA
- the ylqF gene encoding ribosome biogenesis GTPase YlqF, with amino-acid sequence MSINWFPGHMAKARRQIEESLKKVDVVIEILDARIPYASKNPMLDHVIGDKPRVVVLNKKDMANGKETDRWIARLKAEGVYPVALNGKEPNVLKKIENTVVEATREIFERMERKGINPRAIRAMIVGIPNVGKSTIINNIAKRKVAKTGNTPGVTKAQQWIKAGTKMELLDTPGVLWPKFEDASIGQKLSLTGAIKDNVVNLDDIAIYALKFMQTHHLEGLNKFYNINIDANTEIVEIFDAIGRSRGFKMSGNEIDYERVTERVIYDTRDAKIGKLTFDFAQEEE; translated from the coding sequence ATGTCTATTAACTGGTTCCCGGGACATATGGCGAAGGCTCGCCGTCAAATTGAAGAAAGCCTGAAAAAAGTGGATGTTGTAATCGAGATTCTCGATGCGCGTATTCCGTACGCGTCGAAAAACCCGATGCTAGATCATGTAATCGGCGACAAACCGAGAGTTGTCGTCCTGAACAAAAAAGATATGGCAAACGGCAAGGAGACAGACCGCTGGATTGCACGCCTGAAAGCTGAAGGTGTTTATCCTGTAGCGCTGAACGGCAAGGAGCCGAATGTTCTGAAGAAAATAGAGAATACGGTAGTCGAAGCGACGAGGGAAATTTTCGAGCGCATGGAGCGTAAAGGTATTAATCCGCGCGCAATCAGAGCGATGATTGTCGGCATTCCTAACGTAGGGAAATCGACGATTATTAACAATATTGCAAAGCGTAAAGTTGCGAAAACAGGTAACACACCGGGTGTTACGAAGGCCCAGCAATGGATTAAAGCGGGAACGAAAATGGAACTGCTCGATACGCCGGGTGTGCTGTGGCCGAAATTTGAAGACGCGTCTATCGGTCAGAAACTGTCGCTTACCGGAGCAATCAAGGATAACGTCGTAAACCTCGACGATATCGCGATATATGCACTTAAATTCATGCAGACACACCATCTCGAAGGGCTGAACAAATTTTACAACATCAATATCGACGCGAACACGGAAATCGTGGAAATCTTTGATGCGATCGGCCGGTCGCGCGGTTTCAAGATGAGCGGCAACGAAATCGACTACGAGCGCGTCACAGAAAGAGTAATCTACGATACACGTGATGCGAAAATCGGTAAGCTGACATTCGATTTTGCACAGGAAGAAGAATAA
- a CDS encoding nuclease-related domain-containing protein, translating into MFITIRKKPEELLFLNALGRRTALSVYDADKLNRLEIGMTGEREYDRIFGDAGHNGLYIYRDIYLKIENSVTQYDTLIISESGIVVNEIKNFTGDYRVAGSMWTREGSGPVPDDALSQLRRAVGKLMRLGTAHGMNFDVSGKLVFPNESFRLFSNEENVWKQVVLRVDLRQYFGGFRNEYSGTYASQVADIIERHIVPNPYFKQRVEFDSVRHGLYCGGCGSFKLEKHQFHLRCQTCGSRESNETHLVRAMSDFKYLFGPLEMTSRRMTEFTGGMVNYRTVLRALAKYCYSHGQKKSTSYEFKYYDFEEAMIKERSNRKYKDYIKK; encoded by the coding sequence TTGTTTATAACAATCCGTAAGAAACCGGAAGAGCTGCTGTTTTTAAATGCGCTTGGCAGGCGTACTGCACTATCTGTATATGATGCCGATAAATTGAACAGACTGGAAATCGGGATGACTGGTGAACGAGAGTATGACCGGATATTTGGTGATGCAGGGCATAACGGGCTGTACATATACCGCGATATTTATTTAAAGATAGAGAATTCTGTTACACAGTACGATACTTTAATCATCAGTGAATCCGGCATTGTTGTAAACGAAATAAAAAATTTTACGGGAGATTACCGGGTGGCAGGCAGTATGTGGACGAGAGAGGGAAGCGGACCGGTTCCGGACGACGCGCTCAGCCAGCTCAGGCGCGCCGTCGGCAAACTGATGCGCCTCGGCACTGCTCACGGAATGAATTTCGACGTCAGCGGCAAACTTGTATTTCCGAATGAAAGTTTCCGGTTGTTCAGTAATGAGGAAAATGTGTGGAAACAAGTAGTGCTGCGGGTGGATCTCCGGCAGTATTTTGGCGGATTCCGTAACGAGTACAGCGGAACATACGCATCACAGGTTGCCGATATAATCGAACGGCACATCGTGCCGAACCCGTACTTTAAACAGCGTGTCGAATTCGATTCGGTCAGGCACGGCCTGTACTGTGGCGGGTGCGGGAGCTTTAAGCTCGAAAAACATCAATTTCACTTACGCTGTCAGACATGCGGATCACGTGAAAGCAATGAAACCCATCTGGTCCGCGCGATGAGTGACTTTAAATATCTGTTCGGACCGCTTGAGATGACGAGCAGGCGGATGACGGAATTTACAGGCGGAATGGTGAATTACAGGACAGTGTTGCGAGCCCTTGCTAAGTATTGCTATAGTCACGGACAAAAGAAATCAACCAGTTACGAATTCAAGTACTATGATTTTGAAGAAGCAATGATAAAAGAAAGGTCAAATAGAAAATATAAAGATTATATCAAAAAATAA
- the trmD gene encoding tRNA (guanosine(37)-N1)-methyltransferase TrmD: protein MNIYYLTLFPDMYEGVLGASILKRAKDKGIVDYHMINFRDFSGDKHNKVDDYPYGGGAGMVLKPEPVFNAMDSLNIGDNKRVILMCPQGKPFDQKLAEELAEEDNIVFINGHYEGYDERIRTLVTDEVSIGDYVLTGGELASMTMTDAIVRLIPDVLSNQASHQEDSFSTGMLEHPHYTRPREYRGMKVPEVLLSGNHKHIEEWRHEQSLKRTRERRPDLLDG from the coding sequence ATGAATATATATTATTTAACACTGTTTCCGGACATGTACGAAGGTGTCCTCGGTGCATCTATTTTAAAGCGTGCAAAAGATAAAGGCATCGTCGATTATCACATGATTAATTTCCGTGATTTTTCAGGCGATAAACACAATAAAGTCGATGATTATCCATACGGCGGGGGCGCAGGCATGGTCTTGAAACCGGAACCTGTATTCAACGCGATGGACAGTCTTAATATCGGCGATAACAAGCGCGTTATTTTAATGTGTCCGCAGGGCAAGCCGTTTGATCAGAAGCTTGCAGAAGAGCTCGCTGAAGAGGACAACATCGTCTTTATAAACGGCCATTACGAAGGTTACGATGAACGTATCCGTACGCTCGTTACCGATGAAGTATCAATCGGTGACTACGTTTTAACAGGCGGCGAACTCGCATCGATGACAATGACCGATGCAATCGTCCGTCTGATTCCCGATGTGCTGAGCAACCAGGCGAGCCATCAGGAAGACTCATTCTCAACGGGAATGCTTGAACATCCGCATTACACACGCCCGAGAGAATACCGCGGCATGAAAGTGCCGGAAGTACTGCTGTCAGGCAACCATAAGCACATTGAAGAATGGCGTCATGAACAAAGTTTAAAACGCACAAGAGAACGCCGTCCGGATTTACTGGACGGGTAA
- the rpsP gene encoding 30S ribosomal protein S16 produces the protein MAVKIRLTRMGSKRNPFYRIVVADARSPRDGRIIEQIGSYNPVSKSEDNVVLDNEKALEWLQNGAKPSDTVRNIFSDKGIMEQFHNAKFGK, from the coding sequence ATGGCAGTAAAAATTAGATTAACTCGTATGGGTTCTAAAAGAAATCCTTTCTACCGTATCGTAGTTGCAGATGCACGCAGCCCGAGAGATGGTAGAATCATCGAACAAATCGGTTCATATAACCCGGTTTCTAAATCTGAAGATAACGTTGTATTAGACAACGAAAAAGCGTTAGAGTGGTTACAAAATGGTGCTAAGCCAAGCGACACTGTACGTAACATCTTCAGTGACAAAGGCATCATGGAACAGTTCCACAATGCTAAATTCGGGAAATAA
- a CDS encoding putative DNA-binding protein, translating into MTNDLERTMRMNYLYDFYQSLLTDKQQKYIELYYLEDFQFSEIAEEMNVTRQAVYDNLKRSRDMLEQYEETLGMYKNFNKRLELYAELKSKLGNNMTDDVEQIIGKLENLD; encoded by the coding sequence ATGACGAATGATTTAGAACGCACGATGCGGATGAATTATCTGTATGATTTTTATCAGTCTCTGTTAACTGACAAACAGCAGAAATATATCGAATTATATTATCTTGAAGATTTTCAGTTCAGTGAGATCGCAGAAGAGATGAATGTGACACGTCAGGCTGTCTATGATAACCTTAAGCGTTCACGCGATATGCTCGAACAATATGAAGAAACACTTGGAATGTATAAAAACTTTAATAAGCGTCTTGAACTATATGCCGAGCTGAAATCAAAACTCGGTAATAACATGACAGACGATGTTGAACAGATAATCGGCAAGTTAGAGAATTTGGATTAA
- the rplS gene encoding 50S ribosomal protein L19, translating into MSQELLNSIVKEQLKTDIPEFKAGDTVKVHVRIVEGDRERIQLFEGVVIKRRGGGISETFTVRKISYGVGVERTFPVHTPKIEKIDVVRRGRVRRAKLYYLRNLRGKAARIREIR; encoded by the coding sequence ATGTCACAGGAATTATTAAATTCTATCGTTAAAGAACAGCTTAAAACTGATATCCCTGAATTCAAAGCAGGAGACACAGTTAAAGTACACGTTCGTATCGTTGAGGGAGACCGCGAAAGAATCCAGCTATTCGAAGGTGTTGTAATCAAACGCCGCGGTGGCGGAATTTCAGAAACATTCACAGTACGTAAGATTTCTTACGGTGTTGGTGTTGAGCGTACATTCCCTGTTCACACGCCTAAGATCGAGAAAATCGATGTTGTTCGCCGTGGACGCGTACGTCGTGCTAAACTTTACTACCTGCGTAACCTGCGCGGTAAAGCTGCTCGTATCAGAGAAATCCGATAA